The following coding sequences lie in one Mycobacterium sp. Z3061 genomic window:
- a CDS encoding LppP/LprE family lipoprotein, producing the protein MLGVAVAGCSGHSSSPPQAKPDSCKESDSPTADTVRRAIAAVPVEVPGSAWVEIARGHTRKCRLNWVQIIPTIASESTPQQLLFFDRNNPLGSPTPNPKPYITVLPPADDTVTVQYQWRNGSDEECCPTGKGTVKFEIGPGGKLRALSPIPHQPPA; encoded by the coding sequence ATGCTGGGGGTGGCGGTGGCAGGTTGTAGTGGCCATTCGTCGTCGCCGCCGCAAGCGAAACCGGATTCCTGCAAGGAGTCCGACAGCCCCACCGCCGACACGGTACGACGGGCCATCGCCGCCGTCCCGGTCGAGGTGCCGGGGTCCGCCTGGGTGGAAATCGCCCGCGGCCACACGCGCAAATGCCGGCTGAACTGGGTACAGATCATTCCCACCATCGCCTCGGAATCGACGCCGCAACAGCTGTTGTTCTTCGATCGCAACAACCCGTTGGGTTCGCCCACCCCGAACCCCAAGCCCTACATCACCGTGCTGCCTCCCGCCGACGACACCGTGACCGTGCAGTACCAGTGGCGAAACGGCAGTGACGAAGAATGCTGCCCCACGGGCAAGGGCACGGTGAAGTTCGAGATCGGACCCGGCGGCAAACTCAGGGCGCTCAGCCCCATCCCGCATCAGCCGCCCGCCTAG